DNA sequence from the Cohnella herbarum genome:
GGCATACAACACGTCCAAAGCCGCCGTCATCATGCTGACGAAGAGCATGGCGTCGGAATGGGCGAAATACAACATCAGAGTGAATACGATCGCGCCGGGTTATATGAGGACGGAAATGACCGCTCCCTATTTCGAAGAGAACGGCCCCATGGTGCAAGAGTGGATGAAGCTGACCCCGATGCATCGGCCTGGAACCCCCGACGAACTGCAGGGCATCGCCGTATTTCTGGCGTCCGATGCTTCGACTTATGCGACCGGAGGCGTGTTCGTCATCGATGGCGGCTATACCATTTTGTAAACTCGGGAGGAAACGACAACATGAGAGACACGTTAAGGAATAAAACCGCGATCGTCACCGGCGCGAGCCGGGGGCTCGGACGGGTAGTGTGCACCCACTTCGCGAGCTTGGGCATGAAAGTGGCCGCAATCGCCCGCAATGAAGACGAGCTCAAGAACTTGCGGGAAGAAATCAGCGGGATGGGCACGGAATGCATGACGTTTGCTTTGAACATCACCGATTATGACGGGATCGCCAAAGCGGTGGAAGAGGTTCAGCGGGCATGGGGGTCTATCGACGTTCTCGTCAACAACGCGGGAGCGGGAGTAGATACTTCGTTCGAGGAGATTACGAAAGAGGACATCGATATGACGATCGACGTTAATCTCAAAGGCGTCATCTATGCCTCCAAACACGTCGCTCCTTATATGATCAAGCAGCAACAAGGCCATATTATCAACATTTCGTCCATTGCCGGTACGCGCGGGCTCAACACGAAAAATAACAACAACGGCATCTACACCGCGACGAAATTCGGCGTGAACGGCTTCGGCGACGCCATCTCCAAATATTTAATGAAGGATAACATTCATGTCGTGACTTTATGCCCCGGCGGCATCGATACAAGCTGGTGGGATCGCTGGACTTGGCTGCACGAGAAGGACGCGCTCATCAAGCCGCATGATATCGCCTCGTTGATCGAGTTCATCCTGAAAGCTCCGAACAACATTTTGTACAAACAAATTTTATTCCATCCGACCGTCGAGGTCGATTCTTGGTAAGCGAGGAGATAGGGCGTATGAGCAAACAAATCGGCGCGACGGCGTGGATCATTCCCGACGGGTTTACCCCCGTGCGGAGCTCGGGCTTGCTGGA
Encoded proteins:
- a CDS encoding SDR family oxidoreductase, whose protein sequence is MRDTLRNKTAIVTGASRGLGRVVCTHFASLGMKVAAIARNEDELKNLREEISGMGTECMTFALNITDYDGIAKAVEEVQRAWGSIDVLVNNAGAGVDTSFEEITKEDIDMTIDVNLKGVIYASKHVAPYMIKQQQGHIINISSIAGTRGLNTKNNNNGIYTATKFGVNGFGDAISKYLMKDNIHVVTLCPGGIDTSWWDRWTWLHEKDALIKPHDIASLIEFILKAPNNILYKQILFHPTVEVDSW